From the genome of Phaeodactylum tricornutum CCAP 1055/1 chromosome 9, whole genome shotgun sequence:
CCAGTGGTAGGCGGTCCCGTCCACATAACGGGACGCATTGCTCGACGCGTTGAGCATTTTCTGCCCCCAAATATTGATGTGATCCTTGTTGTGATCAAACATGAATATCTTCAGATCGGGATGATCTCGTTCAAGTTGTGGACCCAAATGGTTGGTGAGAAAATCGTGCTGGGTGGTCGGTGTGTAGGCACACGCTTCCCATGGTGCGGCGAATTCCGGTTCGTTCTGTACCGTCACGCCCCAGAGCGGCAATCCCAAGTCTCGGTAGGCAGTGACAAATTTGGAGAAATAGAGGGCCCAGGAAGCGGCGTAGCGGGATTGGGAACCGACGCCCTCGCGCAGACAGGTGGGTTCGGCGCTGTAGGTCATTTTTGCGGCGTGCGTGGCGTTCTTGGCGTCCTCCCATGTCGGTTTTTTCATCCAAGCCGGCGGTGACCAGGGACTAGCGTAGAGTCGCAAATTTCCTTCGTAGGCGTCCTCACTCGGCCAGCCTTGACGCAAGATTGACGTGGCGCGCAAGGCCATATCCACCATACCCACTTCGACGTCGTGGTGGACACCAACGTCAAAGTGGTCGAGGGGGAAATCGTCCTCGACATCGTCAAAGGTGTAGCTTTTGACGGAGAAATCACACGAATTGATGTGGACCCGTCCCAATGCGTATCCCAGTCCTTGCGCCCCGAACAACAGTTCCATGACGGCCTGCTTGCCCTGTTCGGAAAGGCGTTGATAATTCCGCCCGGAGGCTTCGGTAAAGGCGCCACCGAATCCTAGGATGGGCGTCTGGTGTGTGGGAAATGCAACCGCGGAAAAGTTGACACGTAGTATTGCGTCGGGAGAGCCGTAGGCGTCCAAGGGCAAAACCGGCGGACGCCCACGCTGGTTGGTAAACAATGTAGTGTGCCGGGATGCCGGGAAACATGGCTGATCGGACCACTGCCGCGACGGTTCCTTGAGGGAAGTTTGAATCATGCGTACGGAAGTAGACGTGTCGTCGTAAAACTGACAAAGCGGACGGTACCGGATGGAACGGTCCGTGGAGGAGGCGGCCGTGGGATCCTGTGAATCGGGCACTCCGACGGGGACGCTAGAGTCGAGGTCTTCCGGAACGCGGGTCCATCCCAAAGTGGTTCCCAGGAGGACACCAACCGTCACCAATGCACAGACCAAATTTCGTCCCCGGGGAGACGGATCCGTTGTGCGAGACGGGGAAATCATGGAAGTGGAAGTCTCCCGCAAGGGTTCGGTCTCGCCGGCCGCAATTTCGGTGTATCCACGACGTCCAttcatcatcgtcaccaaGCTCTCTACCTAGCTAGGTAGGTAGCTGTAGATGAAAGTGAGCGACTATGAGCGTGTTCGCTCGTGTCTTGTGTATGTTTTCACACAACGGTACACGAATCAATAAAGGGAACGCTTGAAATAGtcgatcactgtcaatcactgtcaatcttTCCATTCATTGACAGGGTGAGGGACGAGGCCCAAAGGTCAGGTCGGCTCGGCTCGTTGCTTCGTTCCCGTCCATCGATCCTAGCGGAGACGGCTTGGGCGTGATCCAGATCTCTTGACGACAACTTCGGACAGATTGCATCcaatgatttctttgacaCCCAGAGAACACGAATCAAGCCGCGAACCAATTACCGTTCAATCGTACGTTGAAGTGTCGCAAAGGACGGCCTTTGCGACGAATCCAACAAGAACAGCTAGAAAACCGGTAGACTTACATTTAGGATAACAACCCCGGATGAGCGCTTGACATAGGGGTTTTCTCCTTTCGTGACCAGTCGACAGAGATAGAATTGTGTGTGAGATCTCGACTTGTCTGTGAAACAACCTTGTGCGACAGCGTTCTCGTTTGGAACGTTCCCGTCGAAAAACAGAGACGCTGTGTTCTCTTCCAGGAAATGACACCCAGATTGCCTTCTGTCTTGCTCCTTTCTTACCTCACCTTCTTAGTCGCCGCCACAGCGTTCAGCTTTTCCACTTGCCGCGCCGATCGCACTAGAAACGACCAAGCTAGGCACGTCATCGACACCATGTCCATCACCGCATCCAAAGCGGCGTCTCGATTGTTCGTTGGCAAGCTACAGCCAGAAAGCACGGCGCTTCTGCTTTGTGATATGCAGGAACGGTTCCGTCCCTTGATACACAACATGGAAACCGTAGTCAACACCTGTCGCTACATGACTTCCGTCGGAAAAGCTCTCAACGTACCGGTTCTCGCGACACAGCAGTATACCAAAGTCTTTGGTGAGACCGTTCCCGACTGTTTCGCCGACCCGCAAGACCTGCAAACAATACCTAActtcgacaaaaagaaatttaGCATGTTGACGGAAGACGTCGACAGGGTCTTGGACGAGTGGAAAAAAGACACGTACATTATTATGGGTATTGAAGCACACGTATGCGTCCAGCAGACTTGTCTAGATTTAT
Proteins encoded in this window:
- a CDS encoding predicted protein (unknown function; weak similarity to yeast peptidyl-prolyl cis-trans isomerase; secretory pathway; unknownn protein), whose amino-acid sequence is MMNGRRGYTEIAAGETEPLRETSTSMISPSRTTDPSPRGRNLVCALVTVGVLLGTTLGWTRVPEDLDSSVPVGVPDSQDPTAASSTDRSIRYRPLCQFYDDTSTSVRMIQTSLKEPSRQWSDQPCFPASRHTTLFTNQRGRPPVLPLDAYGSPDAILRVNFSAVAFPTHQTPILGFGGAFTEASGRNYQRLSEQGKQAVMELLFGAQGLGYALGRVHINSCDFSVKSYTFDDVEDDFPLDHFDVGVHHDVEVGMVDMALRATSILRQGWPSEDAYEGNLRLYASPWSPPAWMKKPTWEDAKNATHAAKMTYSAEPTCLREGVGSQSRYAASWALYFSKFVTAYRDLGLPLWGVTVQNEPEFAAPWEACAYTPTTQHDFLTNHLGPQLERDHPDLKIFMFDHNKDHINIWGQKMLNASSNASRYVDGTAYHWYAGGMDRLLDGALGNANLHQFQEDMQTYGIQSNHILFNSEACHCPTTGYAGGDINIYWARAERYAHTILADLAAGSHGWVEWNLLLDSIGGPNHLGNLCESSLLAVPHRALNADPHTPPLPDFETDGPMGKVNIGDGRTREELNALGFPAKFLDVGVAVQPIYYYMGHISRYVRPGSVAVPGLVTANAQPGVRIFRPSGQVVVGGGENDLARHGMEITAWPCEGSTRQHFTWNADSKRHIQVQGHDWLGNPTKSCFARKSDPSLGTMSLTDCKPGQVGIYDIVPIAEKEGDQRFFQIVLTNHPKLDRPCLIIHQLGNDGGAYGPRGGAPVTLGSCSSKAARWKVDETTGEASSTFFSDDDGNENEVCMTTGWPFLQMGAFLTPNGEVPKTVVILNEAKESANFAIQDQDKVIVTASIPPRSIQTILLQ
- a CDS encoding predicted protein; translated protein: MSITASKAASRLFVGKLQPESTALLLCDMQERFRPLIHNMETVVNTCRYMTSVGKALNVPVLATQQYTKVFGETVPDCFADPQDLQTIPNFDKKKFSMLTEDVDRVLDEWKKDTYIIMGIEAHVCVQQTCLDLLERGANVHVIADAVSSQQAYDREIALQRLQAAGCFLTTAQSAAFMLLQSADHSNFKAVSKLTVEHMKLPNEFNLALTK